The Aquidulcibacter paucihalophilus genomic interval GCGTCGAGGTCGTGGCGCTCGCCGGCTATATGCGGCTGCTGACGCCCTTCCTCGTCGGGCGCTGGGCCGGCCGGATGCTGAACATTCATCCCAGCCTGCTGCCGAAATACCCGGGACTGGACACCCACGCGCGCGCCATCGCCGCCGGCGACGCCGAGGCCGGCTGCACCGTGCATCTGGTCACCGAGGGCGTCGACGAGGGCCCGGTACTGGGGCAGGCCGCCGTGCCCGTACTCGCAGACGATACACCCGCCTCGCTGGCGCAGCGCGTGCTGGCCGCCGAGCACACCCTCTATCCGCAGGCCCTCAGCGCCTTCTGCCGGGTGCCAGATTAGAAGTTCGTAATCTCACGCAATTTCCGGCGACAGCCGCGGAAGCCTGAGGCAGCGTGCCGCCGAAATTCAAACGGGGGCATCCATGCTCAAATCCAAACTCCTGGCCTGCGCCGCCGGCGTCGCCCTCCTGTTCGCCGCCGGCGCAGTCACGGCCCAGACGGCGCCGCCGATCGTGGAAATTCCGGCGACCGACCAGGCCCGGATCGGCGCCTTCGGCCTCGACACCGATGGCATGGACACCTCGATCCGACCGGGTGCCGACTTCAACCGCTATGCGAGCGGCGTCTATCTGGCCAACACCCCGATCCCCGCCGACAAGGCGTCGTTCGGCGTGTTCGACATGCTCTACGAGGGGTCGCAGGACAATCTGAAGATCCTGATCGAGGAGAGCGCCGCCAATCCGGGGGCCAGCCCCGACGCGGCCCGGATCGGTGCCTTCTACGGCAGCTTCATGGACGAGGCGACGGTCGAGCGCCTCGGCGCCGGCCCGCTTGAGGCCGATCTGGCCGAGGTCCGCGCCGCCGACACCCGCGAGGAAATCGCCGCCCTGATGGGTCGTACCCAGGGTGGCTTCGGCTCCAGCCTGTTCGGCGTCTATATCGCCGAGGACCTGAAGCAGCCGGATCTGCACAGCGCCTATATCGTCCAGGGCGGCCTCGGCCTGCCGGACCGCGACTACTATCTGGAAGAGGCCTTCTCCGGCCAGCGGGAGGCCTACCGCGTCTATGTGGTCAAGGCGCTGCAACTGGCCGGCTGGCCCGCGCCTGA includes:
- the purN gene encoding phosphoribosylglycinamide formyltransferase, whose protein sequence is MSARRRVAVLISGAGSNMAALIDAAGPSDAPFEVVLVLSNKADAGGLAVAQARGVATAVVDHAAFGKDRAAHEQAIQTVLEAHGVEVVALAGYMRLLTPFLVGRWAGRMLNIHPSLLPKYPGLDTHARAIAAGDAEAGCTVHLVTEGVDEGPVLGQAAVPVLADDTPASLAQRVLAAEHTLYPQALSAFCRVPD